Genomic DNA from Pedosphaera parvula Ellin514:
GGCGATTTTGCGCAGGAAGGCGCGCTTGGTGTCAGCGCCTTGACTGACGGAGTGGTTGGAGCCTCAGGCGGCGGCGCTCTCAGCTTTGCAACTTGCGGCACAGGTGCAGGCACTGCTGTTACTTACGCTCTGGCCGGGGGCGCGAGCGGTTATAGCCTCACCAAGATTGTGACGTATGCTGGCTGGGGTGACAGCGGGCGGGATGGGCAGGGTTACACGATTTATTATTCCACCGTAGCAAATCCCACCACCTACATCCCGCTGGCAACCACCAGTTACAACCCGTCGATAGCGGGCGGAGTTCCGTCGGTTGACCGCGTGACTTTGGTTTCCGAGCCCGGTGGGGCACTTGCACAAAATGTCGCCAATGTGCGTTTTGAGTTCTTAAACGTGGAGAATGGCTGGTCTGGTTACTCGGAGATCGAGCTGTTTGGCACCCCGGCTCCTCCCGCCATTGGTTCGACCACAATCTCTGGCGGCAAATTAATCCTGACGGGCTCCGGTGGTACGCCAGGAGGTAGCTACAGTTGGTTGACCTCCACAAACGTCACCGCTCCAGTTGCGAATTGGACCACGAATAGCACAGGCTTGTTTAATGGTAGCGGCGCATTCTCGAATGCCATTCCGGTCAATACCACGGAGGCGGTTCGCTTCTTCCGACTGAAAACACCATAAGTTTCGAGGTGCATAAAGTGGCGTTTCATAATTTGCGAGCAAGCGTCCAGGGACCAGTTTCCCTGGACGCTTGAAATGGAGGTGACCGCAAAACCAGTCAGGTGGAATTAGCATGAAAAAGTTTCAATCAACTCACGTTGGCGGTGGCAGGTTTGCCTTCACTCTTATCGAACTACTGGTGGTGATAGCCATCATTGCGATCCTGGCGGCACTGCTCCTTCCCGCTTTATCGAAGGCAAAAGAGAAAGCGACTGGTATCAGTTGTCTCAACAACCTCAAACAGCTCACTCTCGCAGCGCACATCTACGGAACGGATTTTCAGGACGCGATTCCGCCCAATGCGGTCAACAATACACGGGCGTGGGTTTCCGGAGATGTGAGCGCCATGCCGGGAGCGACCAATGTAGCGGACATTCGTGCAGCGGTTTTGTTCCCTTACAATCAGTCGGAGCCGATCTATCGTTGCCCGGCAGACAAGTTAGGTTTTAACAATTCATCAGGGCTGCGCGTCCGGAGTTACTCGATGAACGGCATGATGGGTGACAATCTTGGAACCGCCACGGACATTCACCCTGGAATTCCTGAGAATAAGCGATTTTCAGATATTCGGAATCCGGGCCCGTCCCAAGCGTCACTTTTCATTGATGAGCAATCGGACCCCACCCCGGCATTGTCATGTATCGACGATGGCTATTATGCGGTTGAGTATGCGGGCAAGGGACCGAGTTGGCGGAACATACCGGCGAGTCGGCATGGCAACGGAGGGCAGCTTTCGTTTGCCGATGGCCACGCACAACGTTTCAAATGGCTTGAACCAACCACGCGAAGTTTGAGAGGCAACTCGCGCTCCGGCTCCACTGCGGCGGCAACGAAATTTAAGGACCGGGATTTGGAACAGCTCTGGAAATCAACCTACCCGCCCGAACTTTGGTGAGTCCTGAGTGTCTCCAGGATAATGTGATGCGTGGCTGTATACTGTTTGTTCTTGGCGAAAAAAGATGCCCGGTTAAGATAATTCCACGCATGCTCTCGAGCAAAAATAAGTTCTTTCCTCAGCATTTGTTGCTCGATCGCACGATTGCCTGCCAAGTCTGGATATGGAGGAGGAGACTAGGCGCAATAACCGTTCTGGCTTTCTGGCTTGCCTTGATTTTTCCGTGCCATGGCGAGGCCAGCGAAGCTGTAAAAACGGTCGCCCTTGCTGCAGCTGATCCAGACGACAGTCGCACCAACGGTCTTGGGGATTGGATTTGGACTGAGAAAAGGCTCGACCGGCAAACCTGTCAGCTCTGGAAGTCATTCGAGGTTCCCAAAGATGCCGTAGTCGTACACGCAGGACTACGCATGACGGTGGACAACGAATACACCTTATTCCTAGATGGGCGTGAACTGGGACGTGGGTCCGAATGGAGAGAGTTGTTCGATTACGACTTAACGCCGCTGATCTCACCGGGCAGACATACGATTGCAGTCAAAGCATACAATAGCTCATCGTATGCAGGAATGATCTTCGGCTTACGAATCGATCTGAATGATGGGAAAACCATTGAAGTTAAGTCTGACCAAAGCTGGAGGATTGTTCCGGAAGGACAGAAAGGCTGGGAGAATGCATCCCGGCCCCGTGACACGTGGACTCCAGCCACCGTGATGGCCTCCTTGGGGAAGGAGCCATGGTGGGTAAAACCGGAAAATATGAACGCAATGCCAACACTGTATCCCGTCAGGACTTACTTCTGGCAGACGGGATGGTTCCAGGTCACGTTGCTCATCATTTGCGGCGTTGTGATTTCTTTCAGCCTTAGGCTCATGGCTCAG
This window encodes:
- a CDS encoding DUF1559 domain-containing protein, whose amino-acid sequence is MKKFQSTHVGGGRFAFTLIELLVVIAIIAILAALLLPALSKAKEKATGISCLNNLKQLTLAAHIYGTDFQDAIPPNAVNNTRAWVSGDVSAMPGATNVADIRAAVLFPYNQSEPIYRCPADKLGFNNSSGLRVRSYSMNGMMGDNLGTATDIHPGIPENKRFSDIRNPGPSQASLFIDEQSDPTPALSCIDDGYYAVEYAGKGPSWRNIPASRHGNGGQLSFADGHAQRFKWLEPTTRSLRGNSRSGSTAAATKFKDRDLEQLWKSTYPPELW
- a CDS encoding sensor histidine kinase, encoding MLSSKNKFFPQHLLLDRTIACQVWIWRRRLGAITVLAFWLALIFPCHGEASEAVKTVALAAADPDDSRTNGLGDWIWTEKRLDRQTCQLWKSFEVPKDAVVVHAGLRMTVDNEYTLFLDGRELGRGSEWRELFDYDLTPLISPGRHTIAVKAYNSSSYAGMIFGLRIDLNDGKTIEVKSDQSWRIVPEGQKGWENASRPRDTWTPATVMASLGKEPWWVKPENMNAMPTLYPVRTYFWQTGWFQVTLLIICGVVISFSLRLMAQLALHKKERLLLQRERARIARDIHDDLGSRITQLVLHGEVAQSELPSESDMRGQLDRICQEARNVLSTLDEILWAVNPRRDSLNEFSSYVCAYAEEFLKPTSIQCLFDVDSEASALTLGLPLRRALLMGIKEALNNSVKYSGASELVFQIKCHGKNLMVAVQDNGKGFNLKAIRPGGTGLLNIVQRMQEQGGSCVITSQPGKGCRVEFMLTSKSARYRPLYWLLKPNRVPAQPDPNQNANEASQTNASI